In Streptomyces sp. P3, one DNA window encodes the following:
- a CDS encoding glyoxalase/bleomycin resistance/extradiol dioxygenase family protein — protein sequence MTERTARIEIPDRYRYAVIPHIMVDDAAAAIDFYRRAFGAREDFRIDAPSGGILHAEITVGRSALMLGDAGAEASASSFAAPASLGGGTSVMLHVFVPDVDSLAERAEAAGAEILQPPTDMFHGDRTVIVKDPAGHMWVFLSHKEDVSQEELMRRLSAAE from the coding sequence GTGACCGAGCGCACAGCCCGCATCGAGATCCCCGACCGCTACCGCTATGCCGTGATCCCGCACATCATGGTCGACGACGCGGCCGCCGCGATCGATTTCTACCGGCGGGCATTCGGCGCCCGTGAGGACTTCCGGATCGACGCTCCGAGCGGCGGAATCCTGCACGCCGAGATCACCGTCGGACGGTCGGCCCTGATGCTCGGCGACGCCGGCGCGGAGGCGTCGGCCTCCTCCTTCGCCGCGCCGGCGTCGCTCGGCGGGGGCACCTCCGTCATGCTGCATGTCTTCGTACCGGACGTCGACAGCTTGGCGGAGCGTGCCGAGGCCGCCGGCGCTGAGATCCTCCAGCCCCCGACGGACATGTTCCACGGGGACCGCACCGTCATCGTCAAGGACCCCGCAGGGCACATGTGGGTGTTCCTGAGCCACAAGGAGGACGTCTCACAGGAAGAACTGATGCGTCGCCTGTCCGCGGCCGAGTGA
- a CDS encoding RNA polymerase sigma factor — protein sequence MRTREGGRTVDEAAVIARVRAGKPEAYAELVRAHTGIALRAARALGAGADAEDVVQQAFFKAYCALGRFRDGAAFRPWLLSIVANETRNTVRTAGRQRSLADREAAFTEAEPPESPAADPAVAALANERRVALLEALEKLSEDHRLVVTYRYLLEMDEPETAAALGWPRGTVKSRLSRALRRLGRLLPELEPGTSLGNAGGGEGDA from the coding sequence GTGAGAACGCGGGAGGGGGGCCGCACCGTCGATGAGGCCGCGGTGATCGCACGCGTACGCGCCGGGAAGCCGGAGGCGTACGCGGAGTTGGTGCGCGCCCACACGGGCATCGCACTGCGGGCGGCCCGGGCTCTCGGCGCCGGGGCGGACGCGGAGGACGTCGTGCAGCAGGCCTTCTTCAAGGCCTACTGCGCACTGGGCCGCTTCCGGGACGGCGCCGCGTTCCGGCCGTGGCTGCTGTCCATCGTGGCCAACGAGACGAGGAACACGGTACGGACGGCAGGGCGCCAACGGTCTCTGGCCGACCGCGAGGCGGCCTTCACCGAGGCCGAGCCGCCGGAATCGCCCGCGGCCGACCCTGCCGTCGCCGCGCTGGCGAACGAACGCCGCGTCGCGCTCCTCGAGGCCCTGGAGAAACTGAGCGAGGATCACCGACTGGTGGTCACCTACCGCTATCTGCTGGAAATGGACGAGCCCGAGACAGCGGCGGCCCTGGGCTGGCCCCGGGGCACGGTGAAGTCCCGCCTGAGCCGGGCGCTGCGCAGACTGGGCCGCCTGCTGCCGGAGTTGGAGCCGGGCACGTCCCTCGGGAACGCGGGAGGAGGTGAGGGCGATGCGTGA
- the gdhA gene encoding NADP-specific glutamate dehydrogenase yields MNPSAHIEAVYAQVCRRNAGESEFHQAVGEVLHTLAPALQAHPEYVDALIAERLCEPERQLIFRVPWVDDAGRVQVNRGFRVEFSSALGPYKGGLRFHPSVNLGIVKFLGFEQIFKNALTGLAIGGGKGGSDFDPKGRSDHEVMRFCQAFMTELYRHLGEHTDVPAGDIGVGGREIGYLFGQYKRITNRFEAGVLTGKGVSWGGSQARTEATGYGAVYFAQEMLATRGQGFDGRKAVVSGSGNVALYAIEKVHALGGSVVACSDSSGFLVDADGIDLELLKTVKEVRRARLSDYAEAKPGARFSDRGSVFEVPCDIALPCATQNELGGQEAGTLVKNGVLAVAEGANMPCTPEAIEVFREAGVLFGPGKAANAGGVATSALEMQQNASRDVWTFEQTETRLAAVMRGVHAQCRATAETYGGTPDDYVLGANIAGFLRVAEAMTAQGVV; encoded by the coding sequence ATGAACCCCAGTGCTCACATCGAGGCCGTCTACGCACAGGTCTGCCGGCGAAACGCCGGTGAGAGCGAGTTTCACCAGGCGGTTGGAGAGGTGCTGCACACGCTGGCGCCGGCGTTGCAGGCGCATCCGGAGTACGTGGACGCGTTGATCGCCGAGCGGCTGTGCGAGCCCGAGCGGCAGCTGATCTTCCGGGTGCCGTGGGTGGACGACGCGGGGCGTGTTCAGGTGAACCGCGGCTTCCGGGTGGAGTTCAGCAGTGCGCTCGGCCCCTACAAGGGCGGTCTGCGCTTCCATCCGAGCGTGAACCTCGGCATCGTGAAGTTCCTGGGCTTCGAGCAGATCTTCAAGAACGCGCTGACCGGACTGGCGATCGGCGGCGGCAAGGGCGGCTCGGACTTCGACCCCAAGGGCCGCAGCGACCACGAGGTCATGCGCTTCTGCCAGGCGTTCATGACCGAGCTGTACCGGCACCTGGGCGAGCACACCGACGTTCCCGCCGGCGACATCGGGGTCGGCGGGCGCGAGATCGGCTACCTCTTCGGCCAGTACAAGCGGATCACCAACCGTTTCGAGGCGGGAGTCCTGACCGGCAAGGGGGTCTCCTGGGGCGGCTCGCAGGCCCGGACGGAGGCCACCGGCTACGGAGCGGTGTACTTCGCGCAGGAGATGCTGGCCACGCGCGGACAGGGATTCGACGGTCGCAAGGCCGTCGTATCCGGCTCGGGGAACGTGGCGCTCTACGCGATCGAGAAGGTGCACGCCCTGGGCGGGTCCGTGGTGGCCTGCTCGGACTCGTCCGGATTCCTGGTCGACGCGGACGGCATCGACCTGGAGCTGCTGAAAACGGTCAAGGAGGTGCGGCGGGCACGCCTGTCGGACTACGCGGAGGCCAAGCCCGGGGCGCGCTTCTCCGACCGGGGCTCGGTCTTCGAGGTGCCCTGCGACATCGCGCTGCCGTGTGCCACCCAGAACGAACTGGGCGGACAGGAAGCCGGGACGCTGGTGAAGAACGGCGTCCTGGCCGTCGCCGAAGGAGCCAACATGCCCTGCACCCCGGAGGCGATCGAGGTCTTCCGCGAGGCGGGCGTCCTCTTCGGTCCCGGCAAGGCCGCCAACGCGGGCGGCGTGGCCACCTCCGCGCTGGAGATGCAGCAGAACGCCTCTCGTGACGTGTGGACCTTCGAGCAGACCGAGACCCGCCTCGCGGCTGTCATGCGGGGTGTCCACGCCCAGTGCCGGGCCACCGCCGAGACCTACGGAGGCACCCCCGACGACTACGTCCTGGGCGCCAACATCGCGGGCTTCCTGAGGGTGGCGGAGGCGATGACGGCTCAGGGCGTCGTATAG
- a CDS encoding ScbR family autoregulator-binding transcription factor gives MSGDIVEPKKHRATFPVPERSPDNIALHGRSPELHQERAAHTRKQILDAAAQLFDERGYGKTSVKDVADHVGMTKGAVYFHYPTKEALTIAVVEAHYRRWPALLEAAQAKGLGPLETVVDLLDRTAQAFQDDVVVQGGARLQMEQPLPDGLLPQPYVGWISLLTELLVEAAEAGELREGVSPGTAAHTLVSAFFGTQHISARLTRRADLVQRWSDSRDLIFAALRP, from the coding sequence GTGAGCGGAGACATCGTGGAACCGAAGAAGCACCGGGCAACCTTCCCGGTACCCGAGCGCAGCCCGGACAACATCGCCCTGCACGGCCGCAGTCCCGAGTTGCACCAGGAGCGGGCCGCGCACACCCGCAAGCAGATCCTGGACGCCGCCGCTCAGCTCTTCGACGAGCGCGGGTACGGCAAGACGTCCGTCAAGGACGTCGCCGACCACGTGGGGATGACCAAGGGCGCGGTCTACTTCCACTACCCCACCAAGGAAGCGCTCACGATCGCGGTCGTCGAGGCGCACTACCGCCGCTGGCCCGCACTTCTGGAAGCAGCCCAGGCCAAGGGGCTCGGCCCGCTGGAAACCGTGGTCGACCTGCTCGACCGGACCGCCCAGGCCTTCCAGGACGACGTCGTCGTGCAGGGCGGGGCGCGGCTGCAGATGGAGCAGCCCCTGCCGGACGGCCTGTTGCCGCAGCCGTACGTCGGCTGGATCAGCCTGCTGACGGAGTTGCTGGTGGAGGCGGCGGAGGCCGGGGAACTGCGCGAGGGCGTCTCGCCCGGCACCGCGGCCCACACGCTGGTCTCCGCGTTCTTCGGCACCCAGCACATCTCCGCGCGGCTCACCCGTCGCGCCGACCTCGTACAGCGCTGGTCCGACTCCCGGGACCTGATTTTCGCGGCCCTGCGGCCGTAG
- a CDS encoding helix-turn-helix transcriptional regulator, with the protein MSAPSIGPQALRLFRYASARGDWSVRSACEQLDTTVDEIEHARGQLIDLGLLVESADDGPTAKATAPEAALLRLLTAEEEATVRLADRIRRTRERIDAMREVFLPLHVARSGTLGDEVITGADRIARVLGDIADIATSEILSMHPGPVRPPEVLAEGLRRDVQVLERGVTMRSIHLRPMTRIVHSMKHLQELRSAGAQVRIADIVPFRFILVDRVQALVPALHTDAANAMMVLRGEAVTALLVRVFEMCWASSVPLDESGAGEESGLTSQQLGVLRLMSTGRKDESIAREIGVSVRTLRRVMADLMAQLGVESRFQAGVRAARTGLLD; encoded by the coding sequence ATGAGCGCACCGAGCATCGGGCCCCAGGCCCTGAGACTCTTCCGGTACGCATCGGCTCGCGGCGACTGGTCCGTCCGCAGCGCCTGCGAGCAACTCGACACGACCGTCGACGAGATCGAGCACGCCCGCGGGCAGCTGATCGACCTGGGCCTCCTCGTCGAGTCGGCCGACGACGGACCGACCGCCAAGGCCACCGCCCCCGAGGCCGCGCTGCTGCGGCTGCTCACCGCCGAGGAGGAGGCCACCGTCCGCCTGGCCGACCGGATCCGTCGCACCCGCGAGCGGATCGACGCCATGCGCGAGGTGTTCCTGCCGCTGCACGTCGCCCGCAGCGGCACGCTCGGCGACGAAGTGATCACCGGCGCCGACCGGATCGCACGTGTGCTCGGAGACATCGCCGACATCGCGACCTCGGAGATCCTCAGCATGCACCCGGGGCCCGTGCGGCCGCCGGAGGTGCTCGCCGAGGGACTGCGGCGCGACGTGCAGGTCCTGGAGCGCGGCGTGACCATGCGCAGCATCCACCTGCGGCCGATGACCCGCATCGTCCACTCGATGAAGCATCTGCAGGAACTGCGCTCCGCGGGTGCCCAGGTCAGGATCGCCGACATCGTGCCGTTCCGCTTCATCCTGGTCGACCGGGTGCAGGCCCTGGTGCCCGCGCTCCACACCGACGCGGCCAACGCCATGATGGTGCTGCGCGGCGAGGCCGTCACCGCCCTGCTGGTCAGGGTCTTCGAGATGTGCTGGGCTTCTTCGGTGCCTCTGGACGAAAGCGGCGCCGGTGAGGAGTCCGGGCTCACCTCCCAGCAGTTGGGCGTGCTGCGGCTGATGTCCACCGGACGCAAGGACGAATCCATCGCCCGCGAAATCGGCGTGTCCGTACGGACGTTGCGCCGCGTGATGGCCGACCTGATGGCACAGCTCGGCGTGGAAAGCCGCTTCCAGGCAGGAGTCAGGGCCGCCCGGACAGGACTTCTCGACTAG
- a CDS encoding LysR family transcriptional regulator, translating to MDIRQLRAFHRVAAPGNSTRAAAELSHAQSPVAAQIQSPEVSLGG from the coding sequence ATGGACATCCGGCAACTCCGAGCCTTTCACCGCGTGGCCGCACCGGGGAACTCCACCCGGGCCGCGGCCGAACTGAGCCACGCGCAGTCCCCGGTGGCCGCACAGATCCAGAGTCCCGAAGTATCCCTGGGGGGCTAG
- a CDS encoding flavodoxin family protein yields MNTPPPHRFDDLTALYVNCTLKPSPQLSHTQGLVDRSRAIMDAQGVATDEIRAVDHDIATGVYPDMTEHCFAADEWPALYERVMAADILVLAGPIWLGDNSSVTKKVVERLYACSSLLNSQGQYAYYGRVGGCLITGNEDGVKHCAMNLLYSLQHLGYTIPPQADAGWIGAAGPGPSYLDPGSGGPENDFTNRNTSFMTWNLMHMAALLKRAGGIPAKGNQRSQWDADCHAGADNPEHR; encoded by the coding sequence ATGAACACACCGCCTCCCCACCGGTTCGACGACCTCACCGCGCTCTACGTCAACTGCACCCTCAAACCGTCCCCCCAGCTCAGTCACACCCAGGGGCTCGTGGACAGGAGCCGCGCGATCATGGACGCGCAGGGAGTGGCGACGGACGAGATCAGGGCCGTCGACCACGACATCGCCACCGGCGTGTATCCCGACATGACCGAGCACTGCTTCGCCGCCGACGAGTGGCCCGCGCTCTACGAGCGTGTGATGGCCGCCGACATCCTGGTCCTGGCAGGCCCCATCTGGCTGGGCGACAACAGTTCGGTGACCAAGAAGGTCGTCGAGCGCCTCTACGCCTGTTCCTCGCTGCTCAACTCCCAAGGCCAGTACGCCTACTACGGCCGGGTCGGCGGCTGTCTGATCACCGGCAACGAGGACGGCGTCAAACACTGTGCGATGAACCTCCTCTACAGCCTGCAGCACCTCGGTTACACGATCCCGCCCCAGGCGGACGCGGGCTGGATCGGTGCGGCCGGCCCCGGCCCGTCGTACCTCGATCCCGGCTCGGGCGGCCCCGAGAACGACTTCACCAACCGCAACACCTCCTTCATGACCTGGAACCTCATGCACATGGCCGCCCTGCTCAAACGCGCCGGAGGCATCCCCGCAAAGGGCAACCAACGTTCGCAATGGGACGCGGACTGTCACGCGGGTGCCGACAACCCCGAACACCGCTGA
- a CDS encoding glutamate decarboxylase: MAKSDDSVLFGNRFLTMPSPSETFPEEGMTATDAMRLVDVDLAMEGDPQRNLATFVTTWMEPEAQRLIAENLHRNFIDHAEYPISADIEQRCVRMLADLFHAPGRTTGCRTQGSSEAIMLGALSLKWKWRQRRQAAGLPTDRPNLVFGGDVHVVWEKFCRYFDVEPRIVPLAEGKYTIGPEDVEPRIDENTIGVVAVLGTTFTGHKDDVVGIDALLRDVRTKRDLDIPIHVDGASGAFVWPFLYPDSKWDFRLEQVRSINASGHKYGLVYPGIGWLVFREESDLAEDLVFYENYLGKTDATFTLNFSTGASMVLAQYYNFVRLGRQGYTYVMKMMQDNARALADNLRDSGRFEVIGSDLEQLPLVAFRLTGRNSYDESDIAWQLAAERGWMVPAYTLPPDAEQVKVLRALVKETLSREQVDRLSQDIADACRTLDEKGATHGTERGQIKRGTGY; the protein is encoded by the coding sequence ATGGCCAAGAGTGATGATTCGGTTCTTTTCGGTAACCGGTTCCTGACGATGCCCTCGCCCTCGGAGACCTTCCCCGAGGAAGGCATGACCGCGACCGACGCGATGCGGCTCGTGGACGTGGATCTCGCCATGGAGGGCGACCCGCAGCGCAACCTCGCCACGTTCGTCACCACGTGGATGGAGCCGGAGGCACAGCGGCTGATCGCCGAGAACCTGCACCGCAACTTCATCGACCACGCGGAGTACCCCATCTCCGCGGACATCGAGCAGCGATGCGTGCGCATGCTCGCCGATCTCTTCCACGCGCCGGGCAGGACGACCGGCTGCCGGACCCAGGGCTCTTCCGAGGCAATCATGCTCGGCGCGCTGTCGCTGAAGTGGAAGTGGCGTCAGCGCCGCCAGGCAGCCGGTCTGCCGACCGACCGGCCCAACCTGGTCTTCGGGGGCGACGTCCACGTCGTGTGGGAGAAGTTCTGCCGCTACTTCGACGTCGAGCCGCGGATCGTGCCGCTCGCCGAGGGCAAGTACACGATCGGTCCGGAGGACGTGGAGCCCCGCATCGACGAGAACACGATCGGCGTCGTCGCCGTCCTCGGCACCACGTTCACCGGCCACAAGGACGACGTCGTCGGTATCGACGCACTCCTGAGGGACGTGCGCACCAAGCGCGACCTCGACATCCCGATCCACGTCGACGGCGCCAGCGGGGCATTCGTGTGGCCCTTCCTCTACCCCGACTCGAAATGGGACTTCCGGCTCGAGCAGGTCCGTTCGATCAACGCCTCCGGCCACAAGTACGGCCTGGTCTACCCGGGCATCGGATGGCTGGTCTTCCGCGAGGAGTCCGACCTGGCCGAGGACCTGGTGTTCTACGAGAACTACCTGGGCAAGACCGACGCGACGTTCACGCTGAACTTCTCCACAGGCGCCTCGATGGTGCTCGCGCAGTACTACAACTTCGTGCGACTGGGCCGCCAAGGCTACACGTACGTCATGAAGATGATGCAGGACAACGCCCGGGCGCTGGCGGACAACCTGCGCGACAGCGGCCGCTTCGAGGTGATCGGCAGCGACCTGGAGCAACTGCCGCTGGTCGCTTTCCGACTCACGGGCCGAAACTCCTACGACGAGTCCGACATCGCCTGGCAACTCGCGGCCGAGCGCGGATGGATGGTGCCGGCGTACACCCTCCCGCCCGACGCGGAGCAGGTGAAGGTCCTGCGCGCTCTGGTCAAGGAGACGCTGAGCCGCGAGCAGGTCGATCGCCTGAGCCAGGACATCGCCGACGCGTGCCGCACCCTGGACGAGAAGGGCGCGACCCACGGGACGGAGCGCGGCCAGATCAAGCGCGGCACCGGCTACTGA